The DNA region CACGGTATGGATCAATACCTGGGGAGCCATCAGCGAGGACTTCGAGGAGGGCGGCGTCAAGGGAAGCGGTTACGGCTACCTGTGCGGCCCGCGCGCGATCGAGGAGTTCCAGGCCCTCAAGGTGTACGTGGAGCAGGACCACACCCAGTCCGCTCACTGATCAGATCATGACCTGGCCCGTCGCCCACCTGGGCGCCGGGCCGTCCCCTGCACGGGAAGGTCGCACCAGGCGTCGATTCTGATCACCGGAGCGCGACCTGCCCGCTCTGGCCGAGACCCAGCGACTCGCGGCCGAAGTGGCGGCACGGCACGATCGCCTCGACGTGCTGGTCGACAAGGCGGGTGTGGGCTTCACCTGGAACGGCACCATCCGAAGCATGTCAGCGGACGGATACCAGCAGCGGCTGGCGGTGAACCATCTGAGCCCTGTGCCGCTCACCCGGCAACTGCTGCCGCTGTTGCGCGCGGGCAGCCCATCACGCAGCGCCACCATCGCCTCGGTCGCGCAGGAACCGATGGAATCAAAGCGATACGCAGCATTTCGATTTGGAGTGGTCCATGAACCAGAGAATTGTGTCTCATGCCTACAGTGCCGACGATCCTGGACTGCCAAGCCCACCGGCAGTGACAGACATCCGGCACACGCTCCGGGAGCAGAGCCGGAACGCGTCCGCGAACGCCGAACCCCGGCTCGGCCCCACCGTTCCGGCCGCCGTCCGGCGTTGGAAGCTGTGGCTCCTCACCGTGTGCGGTATCTACCCCACCATCGTCCTGCTGGGCCTGGCCACGAACCCGGTTCTGGAGGATCTGTACCTGCCGGTGCGACTCGCTGTACTCGTCCCGGCGGCGGCAGCAGCGATGGTCTGGCAGATCAATCCCCGACTGCAGCGGCATTTCGGAGCTTGGCTCACCAGATGACAAGCAGCCCGGCTCCGCCGCCGGTGCGCTCCGCGGCGCCCGCACACCAAATACCACTGCGCAGCCTCACGGCGCGAGGCCGCGACGAGACCCACCGCGTCGTCTCACTGGAGCTCTTCTTCGACCTGTGCTTCGTCGTGGCCATAGCCCAGGCATGCGCCCAGTTGGTGCACGCCATAGTCGAGGGACACACGGGCGAGGGGATCCTCAACTATTTGATGATCTTCTTCGCCATCTGGTGGGCGTGGATGAACTTCACGTGGTTCGCCTCGGCTTACTACAACGACGACGTGCTGTACCGGATCGTCACGCTGATCCAGATAGCCGGCGTGCTCGTCCTGACGGCAGGCGTCTCCCAAGCGTTCGAGGAACACGCGTACCTGGTCGTCATTTTGGGCTATGTGATCATGCGGCTCGCCATGACGGCGCAGTGGCTGCGCGTGGCGCGGTCGAGCCAGGGCCCCGAGCGGACGATGGCGCTGCGGTACGCCGTCGGGCTGTGCCAGATCGGCTGGCTGGGACTACTGGCCCTGCCGGAGGCCGGCCGCCCGTGGCTCTTCCTGGTGATGACGCTGCTGGAGATGGCCGTACCGCTGTATGCGGAGCGGGCCCACCCCACGCCGTGGCACCCCCACCACATCGCCGAACGGTATGGGCTGCTCACGCTCATCGTGCTCGGCGAGACCATCGCGGCGGCGACCGTCGCCGTGAAGTCGGGGATCGACGAACACAAGGCCCTGGGTGAGTTGCTGCCCATCGCCGCCGGCGGACTGCTGATCATCTTCGCCGCCTGGTGGGTGTACTTCGCGGTCCCCATCCACGGGCACCTCCGGTCCAACCGGCAGTCCTTCCTCTGGGGTTACGGCCATTACCTGATCTTCGTCTCGGGTGCCGCGATCGGGGCCGGCCTGGAGGTGGCGGTGGAGCATGCGGTGGGCAAGGCGCACCTCTCGGCGCTGTCGGCGTCGGCTGCGGTGACGCTGCCGACAGCGCTGTTCCTGCTCACGGTGTGGGCGCTGCACTCGCGCTTCTACAAGGTGGGGATCGCCCAGCAGTCGGTGCTGCCGGCCACGGCGCTGCTGGTGGTCGTCTGTACGTTCCTGGGTCACTGGGCGGTGCTCGCGGCGGGGCTGGTGGCGGCGCTGGCGGTGGCAGCCGGGGTGACGCTGACGGCGCTCGGGGCGAGCCCGGTGCGCGGGAGGGGCGAGGAAAGCGTCGCGGTGCCAGTTCTGTGAGGGAACCCTCGCCGCCGCGGGAACCTGGCCGGCACGGCGTACGACGGCGCCCGTACCGTGCGCCCGGTGCACCTGCTCAACGACGGCGACACGTTGTTCACGCCGGCTACGGGGACGCACCCGCTCGGCACCGCGAACCCGCTGGCCTTGGACGACGTCCTTACGGCGGGGCGCGGACGCGGTGACCCACGCGACCGTACGCGCTGTGGGCACCGCCGAGTGGGTCGCGCACTCATCGACGGAGCCGAGACCACCAAGGTCCTCGACGCCGCTCAGGCCGCCAACGTCGACGCCACCCACATCACCGTCATCAGCCGACCCAAGGGCTCCCCGGGACGGCTGACATCGAGGACCTGTTCTCCACCAAGGACTACCTCTGGCCACACAACAGGGCCACGTCACCATCAACGAGGCAAACCTGATCGCTACCGACAAGCCCTTCCCGATTCTCGGGCGCATCGGGATCGCCCGGGAGAAGCAGAACAAGCCCCGGGACTTCGACCACGTCGGCCCCGCACACCAGCTCGCCCGCGACAAGGAAGCCTTCTTCGAGCAGGTCGACAACGAGACCCTCGACCGCTTCGAGACGGTCTTCAAGAAGCTCACGGCCTGAACCTGCAGGCAGCACGAAACCTTGGGATTCTGCATGACGGCCCGGGGTCTCGCGCGTGCATGGATGCGTCCAGATGGGTGACCGCCTGCGGACTACCGGCGCGATGTCCACGCACCCAGTTTCACGACCACCGGTTCTGTCTCGCCGTCGACCGTGATCTGTTCGCTGTGGCCGCGGGCCCCTACGCCGCACGTACGGCGTCGGCGTCGTCGTGTTCCTGGTCTTCGCCGTCGTCCGCGCCGCCGGTGCCGGCGCCGATGATCCGTCCGTCTTCGTCGCGTCGGACGTGGATCTTGCGCTGTCCGCTGGTGTGGGCGTGGGAGGCGAGCTGCTCGACGAGTCGTTCATCATGACTGCGCAGGCCTCTGGAGGACGGCGACGAGGGGGCGGTAGCCGGCGGAGGCAACCGTGTCGGCCGGGTCTTTGCCGGGCGGGAGGAAGACCGGCACGATGATCCGCGCGACCTTGGTGCTGTCGTTGCGGTGGGGCTGCAGTGCCCGACGGGTGTTCTGCATGATCTTCGTTGGGGAGCTGCGGGTGTCGGCGAAGCAGATGACTTCAGGCTCCGTTTGCCGGTGGGTGCAATACTTGCTGGTCAGGTGCGTGGCTAGTGTTTCGACTGCTTCGCGAGGCAGGACGAGGGACGCGGCGGATGTGGGCGAAGTCAGGGACAGGCATGGGCGTCGGCCCGACCGGGCTGATCGGCCGGGAGGGCGAGCTCGCCGAGCTCGCGGCGTTCCTGGACATGGCCGGGACGGACGGAGCCGTCCTGCTGCTCACCGGTGATCCGGGCGTGGGGAAGACGGCCCTCCTGGACGCGACCGCCGAGCTGGCGGTGGCGAAGGGAGTGCGGGTCGTCCGCGGGAGCGGTGTCGAGTACGAGACGGACATCAGCTTCGCGGGGCTCCATCAGCTCGTCGGCTCGCTGCCGGACGAGCTCGGTCGTCTGCCGCGTTCCATGCGGGAGGCCCTCGAGGTCGCCCTCGGTCTCGGAGCCGGTCCCGCGCCGAGCCGGATCGCCGTCCTGAACGCGGCACTGTCCCTGTTCGACGAGGCCGCGAAGGAGCGGCCGTTGCTCCTCGTGGTCGATGACCTTCATGTCGTCGACCAGGCGAGCCGGGCTGCGGTGGGTTTCGTCGCCAGAAGACTGGGGGGCCGCCGCATCGGGCTGCTCGCAGCGCAGCGGGCGGAGTCCGGCGAATCCTTCCGGTCCATCGGTCTGTCGGAGCTCGAGGTCGCGCCGCTAAGTGACGCGGACGCCCTGCGGCTGCTGTCCCGGCGCTTTGCTCACCTTCCCCGCCGGGTTCTTTCGACCGTGGCGCACGAGGCGCAGGGAAATCCCCTGGCGCTGCTCGAGTTCGCCGGGTCCACCGGGGTGTCCGGCGACCAACACGGCCAAGGGGCGGGGTGGGCGAGCGGCCCGGGGCGGGATGTCCGCGCTCTGTACGGCGCCCGCGTCGGACGACTGCCGCGGGGAACGCGCGAGGTACTGCTGCTCGCGGCTCTTGAGGGCTCCGGCGACATCGGCGTCCTCGAGGCGGCCGGCGGCCCGGGCAGCCTTGAGGAACTCGCTCCCGCGGAGCGTGACCACCTGGTCATGGTCGCGGAGAACGGCCGCGCGGTGCGCTTCAGGCATCCGTTGGTGAGGACCGCGGTGGTCGACGGTTCCACCGGTGAACAGCGGCGTCGCGCCCACCGCCGGCTGGCCGACGCGCTGGCCAACCAGCCCGAGCGGCGCGGTGATCACCTCGCGAGAGCCACGACGGCGCCCGACGAGGCGGTCGCCGCCGTCGTGGAGTCGGCGGCCCGGAGCAGCCTGCGGCGCGGTGACGCTGACGGCGCGATCGCGAGATTGCGGCGCGCGGCCGAGCTGAGCCCTGACCGAGCGGACCGCAGGCACCGCCTGTCGCAGGCCGCCTATGCCGCCGCCTGGGTCGCGGGCCATCTGGAGGTCAGCCACGAGATCATGCGTGAGGTCGAGGGCGATCCGGCGGCCCGGTCGCTCTCGGCGGCCGCGACGGCCGGCTTCCTGGTGCTCGTCACGGAAGGCGACGCCCATACGGCCCATGCACTTCTGGTGGAGGCGGTCGAGCAGGCCCCGGTGATGCCCGGAGTGTCGCGTGAGGAGCTGGAGACCGCGCTGTTCACCCTCACCCTCGCCAGCCAGTACTCGGGCCGGCCCGAGCACTGGCAGCCTCTGGTCGACGTGCTCGCCCGGTTCCCGGAGGCGGCGCCCGCCGCCGCGGCGTCGCTGGGGCGCGTCCACCACGACCTCGGCTCCGTCACCGACGGCATGCTGCGCCGCCTGGACGAGGAGATCGCGCGGCTGAGGGACCAGAGTGACGCCGACGTGGTCATCCGCACCGCCCTGACCGCCTCGTACCTCGACCGGCTTCCGGGCTGTCGCGAGGCCGTGTCCCGGGTCATCCGCGACGGCGGCGCGGTGGGGTCGAGCATGCCGGCCCTGATGTTCGTCGCCCTGGACGACCTGTACGCCGGCCGGTGGCAGGCGTCGGCCGGCGCCGCGGACGAGCTCATCGCACTGTCCGAGGAGATGGGGTACCACCTGTTCGCCCAGGTGGGGCACTATGTCGCTGCGATGGCCGCGGCCCAGCGCGGCGCCCTCGACGCGTGCCGGGAGCACTGCGAGGACATCTGGGGGTGGTCGGGTCCCAGGGGTCTGCGGCGGCTGGAGAACTGCGCCCACCAGGCGGCGGCCCGGGCGGCCCTCGGCGCCGCCGACTTCGAGACGGCGTTCCGGCACGCCACGGCGATCTGCGCCCCGGGTGTGCTGCCGCCGTTCAACCCCGAGGCCGTGTGGTCCGCGCCGGACCTCGTCGAGGCCGCCGTGCGCTCCGGGCGGCACGCGGAGGCGCGACGGCACGCGGACGCGCTGCGCGACGCCGGTGTCGCTCACCTCTCGTCGCGGTTCGCGCTGAGCGCTGCCATGGTCACGGCGATGACATCGGCTGCCGAGGACATGGTCAGGCGCTTCGAGGAGGCACTCGGGTTGCCGGGCGTCGAGCAGTGGCCCTTCGAGGTCGGCCGTGTTCATCTGGTGTACGGCGAGGAGCTGCGCCGTCAGGGGCTCAACCGCGAGGCCCGGGTGCAGCTGGCCGCCGCCCGCGGCCGCTTCGAGGAGCTCGGGGCCCGTTCGTGGGAGGCCCGGGCCGCGGCGGAGCTCCGCGCCACCGGGATGACGCGGGCCGGCCGGGGCAAGGCTGGTGAGGCCCTCACACCGCAGGAGCTGCAGGTCGCCAGGCTGGCGGCGACGGGGCTGTCGAACCCGCAGATCGCGTCGCGTCTGTTCCTTTCGCCGCGGACCGTGTCGTCGCATCTCTACCGTGTGTTCCCGAAGCTGGGGATCACGTCGCGGGCCGGGCTCCGCGACGCTCTGGAGGCGCTGCCTCCCGAGTCTCCGGCCACCCAGCCGTGAGAGCTATCGGTCGGGTCTCAGCACTGCCACGGTGCTGACGTAAGCGAGCCGTCGCCGGATGTCAGCCAGCTGACGGAGGCTGTCGGCACGGTGGCCGAGCCATTCTCGTGGAGACATCGAATCCGCCCGGTACCCGGGCGAGACCACGAGGAGCGGACCATGCCGTTCGTCACCACCGGCGACGGAGTCGAGATCTTCTACAAGGACTGGGGCTCGGGCCGGCCGGTCATGTTCCACCACGGCTGGCCGCTGAGCTCGGACGCCTGGGACGCCCAGTTGCTGTTCCTCGTCCGGCGGGGCTACCGCGTCGTCGCCCACGACCGCCGCGGGCACGGGCGCTCCGCCCAGGTCGGCCACGGGCACGACATGGACCACTACGCGGCGGACGCCGCCGCCGTGGTGGCGCACCTCGGCCTGCGCGACGTCGTCCACGTCGGCCACTGCGCCGGTGGCGGAGAGGTCGCCCGGTACGTCGCCAGGCACGGTGCCGGCCGGGTTGCCAAGGCCGTCCTCATCGCAGCGGTCCCGCCGCTCATGGTCCAAACGGAATCCAACCCCGCAGGGCTGCCGGTGGAGGTCTTCGACGGCTTCCGCGAGGGCGTGGCCACCGACCGCTCCCAGTTCTACCTCGACATCGCCTCCGGGCCGTTCCACGGGTTCAACCGTCCGGGCGCGGACGTCTCCGAGGGCATCATCCAGAACTGGTGGCGCCAGGGGATGGCCGGCAGCGCGCAGGCGCACCACGAGGGGATCGGAGCGTTCTCGGAGACGGACTTCACCGACGACCTCCGGGCGATCGACGTGCCCACGCTCCTCCTGCACGGCGACGACGACCAGATCGTCCCGATCGCCAACTCCGCCCGGTCGGCGGTCACGTTGGTCGAGCACGCGGACCTGAAGGTCTACCCGGGCCTGTCGCACGGCATGTGCAGCGTCAACGCCGACACCGTCAACGCCGACCTCCTCGATTTCATCAAGAGCTGACCCGGCTCGGTACCGACACACAGCCCGTCAGCACGGAACACAACACGGAACAGAACAGGAATCACCATGACCGCAACACCCGCCGGCTACGTGACCGTCGTCTGGGACGCGAAGGCGAAGGCGGGCAGGGAGGACGACCTCAAGGCGTTCATCACCGCCGCCGTCACCCCCTCGCGCAACGACCCCGGCAACATCGACTACGAGGCCCACGAAGTCGAGGGCCGACCCGGCGAGTTCGTCATCTACGAACGCTGGGAGACACGCGCCCACCTCGACGCACACCTCGCCGCGCCCCGGATGCGGGAACTCGTCCCGCAGATGCTCGAGCTGATCGACGGATCCATCGAGGACGGCATCCGCCTGCTGCGCCCGTTCCGCCCCGCCCACTGAAGCAGGACGCCCGCCCGGCGTCGACGCCGACG from Microbispora sp. ZYX-F-249 includes:
- a CDS encoding ATP-binding protein, which encodes MGVGPTGLIGREGELAELAAFLDMAGTDGAVLLLTGDPGVGKTALLDATAELAVAKGVRVVRGSGVEYETDISFAGLHQLVGSLPDELGRLPRSMREALEVALGLGAGPAPSRIAVLNAALSLFDEAAKERPLLLVVDDLHVVDQASRAAVGFVARRLGGRRIGLLAAQRAESGESFRSIGLSELEVAPLSDADALRLLSRRFAHLPRRVLSTVAHEAQGNPLALLEFAGSTGVSGDQHGQGAGWASGPGRDVRALYGARVGRLPRGTREVLLLAALEGSGDIGVLEAAGGPGSLEELAPAERDHLVMVAENGRAVRFRHPLVRTAVVDGSTGEQRRRAHRRLADALANQPERRGDHLARATTAPDEAVAAVVESAARSSLRRGDADGAIARLRRAAELSPDRADRRHRLSQAAYAAAWVAGHLEVSHEIMREVEGDPAARSLSAAATAGFLVLVTEGDAHTAHALLVEAVEQAPVMPGVSREELETALFTLTLASQYSGRPEHWQPLVDVLARFPEAAPAAAASLGRVHHDLGSVTDGMLRRLDEEIARLRDQSDADVVIRTALTASYLDRLPGCREAVSRVIRDGGAVGSSMPALMFVALDDLYAGRWQASAGAADELIALSEEMGYHLFAQVGHYVAAMAAAQRGALDACREHCEDIWGWSGPRGLRRLENCAHQAAARAALGAADFETAFRHATAICAPGVLPPFNPEAVWSAPDLVEAAVRSGRHAEARRHADALRDAGVAHLSSRFALSAAMVTAMTSAAEDMVRRFEEALGLPGVEQWPFEVGRVHLVYGEELRRQGLNREARVQLAAARGRFEELGARSWEARAAAELRATGMTRAGRGKAGEALTPQELQVARLAATGLSNPQIASRLFLSPRTVSSHLYRVFPKLGITSRAGLRDALEALPPESPATQP
- a CDS encoding alpha/beta fold hydrolase, encoding MPFVTTGDGVEIFYKDWGSGRPVMFHHGWPLSSDAWDAQLLFLVRRGYRVVAHDRRGHGRSAQVGHGHDMDHYAADAAAVVAHLGLRDVVHVGHCAGGGEVARYVARHGAGRVAKAVLIAAVPPLMVQTESNPAGLPVEVFDGFREGVATDRSQFYLDIASGPFHGFNRPGADVSEGIIQNWWRQGMAGSAQAHHEGIGAFSETDFTDDLRAIDVPTLLLHGDDDQIVPIANSARSAVTLVEHADLKVYPGLSHGMCSVNADTVNADLLDFIKS
- a CDS encoding putative quinol monooxygenase gives rise to the protein MTATPAGYVTVVWDAKAKAGREDDLKAFITAAVTPSRNDPGNIDYEAHEVEGRPGEFVIYERWETRAHLDAHLAAPRMRELVPQMLELIDGSIEDGIRLLRPFRPAH
- a CDS encoding low temperature requirement protein A, whose translation is MTSSPAPPPVRSAAPAHQIPLRSLTARGRDETHRVVSLELFFDLCFVVAIAQACAQLVHAIVEGHTGEGILNYLMIFFAIWWAWMNFTWFASAYYNDDVLYRIVTLIQIAGVLVLTAGVSQAFEEHAYLVVILGYVIMRLAMTAQWLRVARSSQGPERTMALRYAVGLCQIGWLGLLALPEAGRPWLFLVMTLLEMAVPLYAERAHPTPWHPHHIAERYGLLTLIVLGETIAAATVAVKSGIDEHKALGELLPIAAGGLLIIFAAWWVYFAVPIHGHLRSNRQSFLWGYGHYLIFVSGAAIGAGLEVAVEHAVGKAHLSALSASAAVTLPTALFLLTVWALHSRFYKVGIAQQSVLPATALLVVVCTFLGHWAVLAAGLVAALAVAAGVTLTALGASPVRGRGEESVAVPVL